A section of the Hippea sp. KM1 genome encodes:
- a CDS encoding sirohydrochlorin cobaltochelatase encodes MRRVLEVVLVVLLVLVFSNVGFAGHADKGKVAIVLADFGTTYPTGFVDILNIEKQVKKAFPHQKVVFAFTSNIIRHIWHKRRHDEGFLKKYPQAKEFLDIKGPLATIADLQDEGYKTIIVQPTHIYDGEEFHDLCSYVAGLNAIKTMKEKYMPFKKLVVGRPALGRNVWRYDYHEDIKIAAKALADDVAFAKKQKAALVYMGHGNEFFSTGAYAELQKQLRKMYKTNKIFVGTVEGFPSLEDTLDSVKREGIKRVVLKPLMVVAGDHANNDMCGKDEDSWRSAFKKAGIDVICNIHGLGENNKWVNIYIQHIRDVAKDNNIELK; translated from the coding sequence ATGAGGCGGGTCTTAGAAGTTGTGTTGGTTGTTCTGTTGGTTTTGGTCTTTTCTAATGTGGGGTTTGCAGGCCATGCGGATAAGGGTAAGGTGGCCATTGTGCTTGCTGATTTTGGCACGACCTATCCCACCGGTTTTGTGGACATTCTGAATATAGAAAAACAGGTTAAGAAGGCCTTTCCTCACCAGAAGGTTGTGTTTGCCTTTACATCCAATATCATCAGGCATATATGGCATAAAAGAAGGCACGATGAGGGGTTTTTGAAGAAATACCCCCAGGCTAAGGAGTTTCTGGATATAAAGGGCCCTCTTGCCACAATAGCCGATTTGCAGGATGAGGGGTATAAAACGATTATTGTTCAGCCGACGCATATTTACGACGGTGAGGAGTTTCACGATCTATGTTCCTATGTGGCCGGTCTGAACGCTATCAAGACCATGAAAGAGAAGTATATGCCGTTTAAGAAGCTTGTGGTTGGAAGGCCTGCATTGGGGAGGAATGTCTGGAGGTATGATTACCATGAGGATATCAAGATAGCTGCTAAAGCGTTAGCAGACGATGTTGCATTTGCAAAAAAACAGAAGGCGGCTTTGGTTTATATGGGGCATGGAAATGAGTTTTTCTCCACAGGCGCCTATGCGGAGCTTCAGAAGCAGCTGAGGAAGATGTATAAAACAAACAAGATCTTTGTCGGGACGGTGGAGGGTTTTCCATCGCTTGAGGATACACTCGATAGCGTTAAAAGAGAAGGTATAAAGAGGGTTGTCCTTAAGCCCTTGATGGTGGTTGCAGGGGATCATGCGAACAACGATATGTGTGGTAAGGATGAGGATTCCTGGAGGTCTGCATTCAAAAAGGCCGGCATAGATGTAATTTGCAATATACACGGCCTCGGTGAGAATAACAAATGGGTGAATATATACATACAGCACATAAGGGATGTTGCAAAGGATAACAATATAGAGCTGAAATGA
- the cbiD gene encoding cobalt-precorrin-5B (C(1))-methyltransferase CbiD, producing the protein MRRGFTTGSAAAAATKAAIIYQKTSKLPDYVFIELPNNKRLKIPVFLEDGLVGVRKDAGDDPDATNNIKIFSRIVIEKGKRGITIDGGEGVGLVIKKGLQVEVGKKAINPTPRKMIEENALPLIKDNEHVFVEIIVPEGKRVAKRTFNERLGIIEGISILGTTGIVEPMSVKALIASIECEIDVLIANNEDYFFLVPGKIGERHLKSITDTPCVQVSNYFDGAFNYLKRKGITKFGIAGHPGKIAKLAMGYYNTHSRFSPQATHLIKAIEGIEQDVNTTEEICQIKGSYGLNRTALLVKEKIHADFGFDVDVILFDMKGRIVGRA; encoded by the coding sequence ATGAGAAGGGGATTCACAACAGGCTCTGCTGCAGCCGCAGCAACCAAGGCTGCAATCATATACCAAAAAACCTCCAAGCTCCCCGATTATGTGTTTATTGAGCTTCCAAATAACAAAAGACTCAAAATTCCCGTATTCTTAGAAGACGGCTTGGTCGGTGTAAGAAAGGATGCAGGCGATGATCCAGATGCAACCAATAACATAAAGATCTTCTCAAGAATCGTAATAGAAAAAGGCAAAAGAGGTATAACCATTGACGGAGGAGAAGGCGTTGGACTGGTAATAAAAAAGGGGCTGCAAGTGGAGGTGGGCAAAAAAGCCATAAACCCAACACCCCGAAAGATGATTGAGGAAAACGCACTCCCACTCATAAAGGACAACGAGCATGTCTTTGTTGAAATCATCGTTCCTGAGGGCAAGAGGGTTGCAAAGAGGACATTTAACGAGCGATTGGGGATAATAGAGGGCATATCCATCTTGGGCACAACAGGCATTGTTGAGCCTATGAGTGTTAAGGCCCTAATAGCCTCTATTGAGTGTGAGATAGATGTGTTGATTGCAAACAACGAGGACTATTTCTTTCTGGTCCCTGGAAAGATAGGTGAGAGGCACCTAAAGAGCATAACGGATACACCCTGCGTGCAGGTCAGCAACTATTTTGATGGAGCCTTCAATTACCTAAAACGCAAGGGTATAACTAAATTCGGCATAGCAGGCCATCCAGGAAAGATAGCAAAATTGGCTATGGGCTATTACAACACCCACTCCAGATTCTCACCCCAGGCCACACACCTAATAAAGGCCATTGAAGGAATAGAACAAGATGTCAACACCACCGAAGAGATATGCCAGATAAAAGGGTCATACGGCCTAAACAGAACAGCCCTGCTGGTTAAGGAAAAGATACATGCGGATTTCGGCTTCGATGTTGATGTGATACTATTCGACATGAAGGGGCGCATCGTTGGAAGGGCATAG
- the cobM gene encoding precorrin-4 C(11)-methyltransferase, translating to MAKVYFIGAGPGDKELITLKGLNLLKGCGVVIYAGSLINKEILSFAQTNKLYDSSRLNLKQIIAIMEEAINNGLDVARLHSGDPSVYGAIAEQISELKKKGIAYEVIPGVGAAFAAAARLGVELTMPQLSQTILISRVEGKTPMPSGEGLNEIAKCSGIICLYLSVDKIEEITKEFLKHRKPDTEVAVCYRVSWPDEMIIKGTLEDISEKVKQSGINRQAVIIIGDALKGKPQAYSKLYDESFSHGYRK from the coding sequence ATGGCTAAGGTCTATTTTATAGGCGCAGGCCCAGGCGATAAAGAACTCATCACCCTAAAAGGCTTAAATCTGCTAAAGGGGTGCGGCGTTGTTATATACGCAGGAAGCCTGATAAACAAAGAGATCCTGTCGTTTGCCCAAACCAATAAGCTCTATGACTCATCCAGGCTAAACCTAAAACAGATTATAGCCATAATGGAGGAGGCGATAAACAACGGGCTTGATGTGGCAAGGCTCCACAGCGGTGACCCATCCGTATACGGTGCGATAGCCGAACAGATCAGCGAATTGAAGAAAAAGGGCATAGCGTATGAGGTCATACCCGGCGTTGGAGCAGCCTTTGCAGCAGCAGCCAGATTGGGGGTTGAATTAACGATGCCTCAGCTCTCCCAAACCATTCTAATCAGCAGGGTTGAAGGAAAAACCCCTATGCCCTCAGGTGAAGGCCTAAACGAGATAGCAAAATGCTCAGGCATTATATGTCTGTATTTATCTGTTGATAAGATAGAAGAGATAACAAAAGAGTTTCTAAAACACAGAAAACCCGATACAGAGGTAGCCGTATGTTATAGGGTATCCTGGCCTGATGAGATGATAATAAAAGGGACGCTTGAGGATATATCAGAAAAGGTGAAACAGAGCGGTATAAACAGACAGGCCGTTATAATCATCGGCGATGCACTAAAGGGAAAACCGCAGGCATACTCAAAGCTGTATGATGAGAGCTTCTCACATGGATACAGAAAATAG
- the metF gene encoding methylenetetrahydrofolate reductase [NAD(P)H]: MRISEILNSKKTTISFEFFPPKKAENEHTLFETIEVLKKHNPDFVSITYGAGGSTKDKTIDWTLKIKQTYHLNPMMHLTCISSNKETVDTIAKTLKENKIDNILALRGDIPKDFNPSTMEFKYAYQLIEYLKRNWDFSIGVAGYPEGHPESPSLEKDIEYLKMKIDAGGEFIITQLFFDNTKFFDFIERAEKAGIDVPIIAGIMPILSLNQVKRFVEMCGATIPKKLIDSLTGKDKEESYKIGTDYAIKQCEELLEGGVRGLHFYTLNKYNATKEIIESLF, encoded by the coding sequence ATGAGGATATCTGAGATACTCAACAGTAAAAAAACAACCATATCATTTGAGTTCTTTCCGCCAAAGAAGGCAGAAAACGAGCACACGCTGTTTGAGACCATAGAGGTGTTAAAAAAGCACAACCCGGATTTTGTATCGATAACATACGGGGCAGGTGGAAGCACAAAGGACAAGACAATCGATTGGACGCTAAAGATAAAACAGACATACCACCTAAACCCCATGATGCATCTAACCTGCATATCATCCAATAAGGAAACGGTGGATACCATAGCTAAAACCCTTAAGGAGAACAAGATAGACAACATATTGGCACTCAGGGGCGATATACCAAAAGACTTCAACCCATCAACAATGGAGTTTAAATACGCATATCAACTAATTGAATACCTAAAGAGAAACTGGGACTTCTCCATCGGTGTGGCAGGATACCCCGAGGGCCATCCAGAATCGCCATCGCTGGAAAAAGACATAGAATACTTAAAGATGAAGATAGATGCAGGCGGTGAATTCATAATAACGCAGCTGTTTTTTGATAACACCAAATTCTTTGATTTCATAGAAAGAGCAGAAAAGGCCGGCATAGATGTCCCCATAATTGCAGGCATAATGCCCATTTTAAGCCTTAATCAGGTTAAAAGGTTCGTCGAGATGTGCGGTGCAACCATACCGAAAAAGCTGATAGATAGCCTGACAGGTAAGGATAAAGAGGAATCATACAAAATAGGCACCGACTATGCAATAAAGCAGTGTGAGGAGTTGTTAGAGGGGGGCGTTAGAGGCCTGCACTTCTATACCCTAAACAAATACAACGCCACAAAAGAAATAATAGAGAGCCTATTCTAA
- the cobJ gene encoding precorrin-3B C(17)-methyltransferase — MACKLFVVGIGPGSTDLLTIKAKRAIEESSAICGYTTYIRYLSDLIEDKLIFSNGMGSETERVKKAIELAENGITTSIVSGGDSSVYGMASLAVQLASDGIDIEIIPGITAALAVSAKVGAPISDDLAIISMSDLLTPWEVIEKRIEAVNIGDFVCAIYNPKSKNRNWQLGYALKSFFKHRGDLWCASVKNCCKEGELVKIDRISNFDYDFVDMATTVIVGNTKTILKDGKLLTPRGYKI; from the coding sequence TTGGCCTGTAAGCTGTTTGTTGTCGGTATAGGCCCAGGCTCAACAGACCTTCTAACAATAAAGGCAAAGAGGGCTATAGAGGAATCATCAGCCATCTGCGGCTATACAACATACATAAGATACCTTTCTGATTTAATAGAGGATAAGCTGATATTCTCAAACGGCATGGGTTCTGAAACAGAGAGGGTAAAAAAGGCCATAGAGTTAGCAGAAAACGGCATCACAACCTCGATTGTTAGCGGTGGCGACTCCTCAGTTTACGGTATGGCTTCCCTGGCGGTTCAGCTTGCATCGGATGGTATTGATATTGAGATCATACCGGGTATAACGGCCGCATTGGCCGTATCGGCAAAGGTAGGTGCACCAATAAGCGACGATCTGGCTATCATATCGATGTCTGACCTATTAACGCCGTGGGAGGTTATAGAAAAGAGGATAGAAGCCGTAAATATAGGCGATTTTGTATGCGCCATTTACAATCCAAAAAGCAAAAATAGGAACTGGCAGCTTGGGTATGCGCTGAAGAGTTTTTTCAAGCATAGAGGCGATCTGTGGTGTGCATCCGTAAAGAACTGCTGCAAAGAGGGAGAGTTGGTTAAGATAGACCGTATCTCCAACTTCGATTACGATTTTGTGGATATGGCAACGACGGTAATTGTGGGCAACACCAAAACAATACTAAAAGATGGAAAACTCCTGACCCCGAGGGGGTATAAGATATGA
- a CDS encoding cobalamin biosynthesis protein: MDTENSTAFVVIREEGLKIAKTLKNSLGGVIFAKSGIEGDGLVHFDRLRELFEKLFKSYRRIIGIMATGIAVRMVSGLMESKYKDPAVVVVDEGGRFAISLLSGHEGGANSLTLHISSIIGCQPIITTATESLKRHVVGIGFRKHTTKNQIKEAILKALNMVNIETCDVRFISTCWHKAGNSSLIDASSELGLQVRFLPRFLYENELYNFKESTAEKYLGVKNIAEASALLASFNPKLILRKTVFDGVTVAIAREGAFGL; encoded by the coding sequence ATGGATACAGAAAATAGCACGGCATTTGTGGTTATAAGGGAAGAGGGGTTGAAGATAGCCAAAACCCTAAAAAACTCACTTGGCGGGGTAATCTTTGCAAAAAGTGGAATAGAAGGGGATGGCCTTGTGCATTTTGACAGGCTAAGGGAGCTGTTTGAGAAGCTGTTTAAATCATACAGAAGAATCATAGGTATCATGGCCACAGGCATAGCCGTTAGAATGGTTTCGGGTCTTATGGAAAGCAAATACAAAGACCCTGCCGTTGTGGTGGTGGATGAAGGTGGAAGGTTTGCCATAAGCCTATTGTCCGGCCATGAGGGCGGAGCCAATAGCCTAACCTTACACATTAGCTCCATTATAGGGTGCCAGCCTATAATAACAACGGCCACCGAATCGTTAAAAAGGCATGTCGTGGGAATAGGCTTTAGAAAGCATACCACAAAAAACCAGATTAAAGAGGCCATATTAAAGGCTCTAAATATGGTAAACATAGAAACATGCGATGTTCGGTTTATATCAACATGCTGGCATAAGGCAGGCAATAGCAGCCTAATCGATGCATCCTCTGAATTGGGATTGCAGGTAAGATTCCTGCCAAGGTTTCTATACGAAAATGAGCTTTATAACTTTAAAGAATCAACAGCCGAGAAGTATTTAGGCGTAAAGAACATAGCCGAGGCATCCGCACTCCTTGCATCGTTCAACCCTAAGCTTATATTAAGAAAGACCGTATTTGATGGGGTAACGGTTGCTATAGCAAGGGAGGGGGCATTTGGCCTGTAA
- a CDS encoding cobalt-precorrin-7 (C(5))-methyltransferase → MEGHRFIYIISAGCGSEDYLTIKAKKTAKEMDVLIGHKRFKSLFDAPFVELKNLSDHLDELIRQYWGKRIGVVVSGDAGFFSLAKTIYKRYDPYIAEVIPGISSFQLLFAKLKRGYEEVGFFSAHSQNPISLSLPKESFVLLCGKNKTEILDAWRDLSKDFDIFAGCNLSLNDERVFKLKTEKDIEALNECKLCILFFERKNDG, encoded by the coding sequence TTGGAAGGGCATAGGTTCATATACATCATATCTGCAGGTTGCGGTTCTGAAGACTATCTGACCATCAAGGCAAAAAAAACGGCAAAAGAGATGGATGTGCTGATAGGCCATAAGCGATTCAAAAGCCTATTTGATGCCCCGTTTGTTGAGCTTAAGAACCTATCGGACCATTTAGATGAACTAATAAGGCAATACTGGGGCAAAAGAATAGGCGTTGTTGTTTCAGGCGATGCAGGCTTCTTCTCGTTGGCAAAGACGATATACAAAAGATACGACCCATACATAGCCGAGGTAATACCGGGTATATCGTCTTTTCAGCTCTTGTTTGCTAAACTAAAGAGGGGTTATGAGGAGGTGGGTTTCTTTTCTGCCCATTCCCAAAACCCAATTAGCTTAAGCCTGCCCAAGGAAAGCTTTGTCTTGCTATGCGGAAAAAACAAAACAGAAATCTTGGATGCCTGGCGGGATTTATCCAAAGACTTCGATATATTTGCAGGCTGCAACCTATCGCTTAATGACGAGAGGGTTTTTAAGCTAAAAACGGAAAAAGACATAGAGGCACTTAATGAGTGCAAGCTCTGCATACTGTTTTTTGAAAGGAAAAACGATGGCTAA
- a CDS encoding phosphoethanolamine transferase, whose product MTQIIKRIKNIQLSQTQIILLASAFFVIFDNKVFFSHSYQIYKTRPLFLACLGIFLFVVIALSLAIILNRYILKPFLSFLFIASAAAYYYMDEYGTIINSKMIENIFETDTKEVYDLLNIKLFLIILLVGIVPSVLLWMIKIKKKPIKEELKDRLKLIALCIASLPLLYIAFPKAWVSFFRTHKRLRMYSNPTFYMYSLGEYIGKTYLIKPMKFKHVGLDAKLIPQEGKPKLLIFVVGEAARYDHFSLNGYKRNTNPQLSKIKNLISYPDMHSCGTETAVSVPCMFSFYSRKHFSVRKARHTDSLLDILSRVKVNVLWRENNSSSKGVASRIKNYVDLKNANIKPYCNRFECHDEILLYKLQDWLNNIHNNRPVFIVLHQMGSHGPAYYKRYPKSFERFKPVCKTNQLQKCSRQSIINAYDNTILYTDKFLSEVIDFLKKNQSRYRVAMIYVADHGESLGENGIYLHGLPYFIAPDVQKHPAAIAWFGKHFGIDINCAKKLSKKPYSHDNIFSTVLGLLDVKTKLYNPKLDMYRACRKQTNQQAN is encoded by the coding sequence ATGACCCAGATAATCAAAAGGATAAAAAACATTCAGTTGAGCCAAACCCAGATCATCTTACTCGCATCGGCGTTTTTTGTGATCTTCGACAACAAGGTCTTCTTCAGCCACTCATACCAGATATACAAAACCAGGCCGCTTTTTTTGGCCTGCCTGGGTATATTCCTATTTGTCGTTATAGCGCTATCGCTTGCAATCATACTCAACAGATACATCCTAAAGCCCTTCTTGAGTTTTCTATTTATAGCATCGGCTGCAGCCTATTACTATATGGATGAATACGGAACCATAATAAACTCCAAGATGATAGAAAACATCTTCGAAACAGACACAAAAGAGGTATACGACCTGTTGAATATAAAGCTGTTTTTGATCATACTGCTTGTTGGCATTGTCCCGTCTGTCTTGTTATGGATGATAAAGATCAAAAAGAAGCCTATAAAAGAAGAGCTAAAAGACAGGCTAAAGCTTATAGCCCTATGCATTGCAAGCTTGCCGTTGTTATACATAGCGTTTCCCAAGGCGTGGGTATCATTCTTCAGAACGCATAAAAGGCTCAGGATGTATTCAAACCCCACATTTTACATGTATTCATTAGGGGAATACATAGGAAAAACATACCTCATCAAGCCGATGAAGTTTAAGCATGTGGGTTTAGATGCAAAACTCATACCGCAAGAAGGCAAACCCAAGCTATTGATATTCGTTGTGGGTGAGGCTGCCAGATATGACCACTTTTCTCTAAACGGATACAAGAGAAACACAAACCCTCAACTGAGCAAGATAAAGAACCTCATAAGCTATCCCGACATGCACTCATGCGGAACAGAGACGGCCGTAAGCGTCCCCTGTATGTTCTCATTCTATAGCCGCAAACACTTCTCGGTAAGAAAGGCAAGACACACAGACTCGCTGCTTGACATACTATCAAGGGTTAAGGTCAATGTTCTATGGAGGGAAAACAATTCAAGCTCAAAGGGTGTGGCAAGCAGAATCAAAAACTATGTGGATCTGAAAAACGCAAACATAAAGCCGTACTGCAACAGATTTGAATGCCACGACGAGATACTCCTTTATAAGCTTCAGGATTGGCTAAACAATATACACAACAACAGGCCCGTCTTTATCGTGCTCCATCAGATGGGCTCCCACGGACCTGCATATTACAAAAGATACCCCAAATCGTTCGAAAGATTCAAACCGGTCTGCAAAACAAACCAGCTGCAAAAATGTTCAAGGCAATCCATAATCAACGCATACGACAACACCATACTATATACAGACAAATTCTTAAGCGAGGTGATAGACTTCCTTAAGAAAAACCAGAGCAGATACAGGGTAGCCATGATATATGTTGCAGATCACGGCGAGAGCTTGGGCGAAAACGGGATATACCTCCACGGCTTGCCATACTTTATTGCACCAGATGTGCAAAAGCATCCGGCAGCGATTGCGTGGTTTGGCAAACATTTTGGTATAGATATTAACTGCGCAAAGAAACTGTCAAAGAAGCCGTATTCGCACGACAACATATTCAGCACGGTCTTGGGCTTGTTGGATGTAAAAACAAAACTATACAACCCAAAACTGGATATGTATAGGGCCTGCAGAAAACAGACAAACCAACAAGCCAACTGA
- a CDS encoding cobyrinate a,c-diamide synthase — MKKSFLIAADRSNSGKTTITLGILSALRERGLQTVGFKCGPDYIDTLHLTKASGNPAYNLDTVFESPDELKRTFAWGMRGADVGVVEGVMGYFDGIDYKTFKGSSYEVASILGLPVFLVLDVSGVSYSVASFVEGIVSLSRDASVCGVILNGVGSPYHEQMVRSSIEYHAGVKVFGALRKSELASLPSRHLGVYTAFETEDEFYKELARKIGLSVDLNGMLDLSWCDVGVVDSKDEQPKDKKAFVAFDEAFSFYYQHNLDFLEQLGFEIHFFSPLKDEDVCGADFVYLGGGYPELYAERLVHSKKTMQSILQHVNSNRPLLAECGGMVYLTKGLIKNNRFFNFCGVFDAVCEMTENRKALGYVLVKALDGQFSGIGHEFHYSRLKMVNEPYAFRIKKLTTQEEYGDGFIRNKTVASYTHFYFSLKNRDLINFLFGGVL; from the coding sequence GTGAAAAAATCATTCCTCATAGCTGCCGATAGGTCCAATAGCGGTAAAACCACGATAACGCTGGGTATACTTTCGGCTTTAAGGGAGCGTGGTTTGCAGACGGTCGGATTTAAATGCGGCCCGGATTATATAGACACACTCCATCTAACCAAAGCCTCTGGCAATCCCGCATATAATCTGGATACGGTTTTTGAGTCCCCCGATGAGCTTAAAAGAACATTTGCCTGGGGCATGAGGGGGGCGGATGTTGGAGTGGTTGAGGGCGTTATGGGGTATTTTGACGGTATTGACTATAAGACATTCAAGGGGAGCAGCTATGAGGTGGCCTCTATTTTGGGTTTGCCGGTGTTTTTGGTGTTGGATGTATCTGGCGTTTCCTATTCTGTTGCCTCTTTTGTTGAGGGTATTGTCTCCTTATCACGGGATGCCTCTGTTTGTGGTGTAATTCTGAATGGTGTTGGATCCCCTTACCATGAACAGATGGTCAGATCGTCCATTGAATACCATGCGGGTGTGAAGGTATTTGGTGCATTGAGAAAGAGCGAGCTTGCCTCATTACCATCGAGGCATTTGGGTGTATATACGGCATTTGAAACAGAGGATGAATTTTATAAGGAGCTTGCAAGAAAGATCGGCTTGTCTGTCGATTTAAACGGCATGCTTGATTTATCTTGGTGCGATGTTGGGGTTGTTGATTCAAAGGACGAACAACCAAAGGATAAAAAAGCCTTTGTGGCCTTTGATGAGGCCTTTAGCTTTTATTATCAACACAATCTGGATTTTTTGGAGCAGTTGGGTTTTGAGATACACTTCTTCTCCCCCCTAAAGGATGAGGATGTCTGTGGTGCGGATTTTGTTTATCTGGGTGGGGGTTATCCTGAACTGTATGCCGAAAGGCTTGTTCATTCAAAGAAGACAATGCAGAGTATACTTCAACATGTAAACTCAAATAGACCGCTGCTTGCCGAATGCGGTGGTATGGTTTATTTAACCAAAGGACTCATTAAAAACAATAGATTTTTCAATTTTTGCGGTGTTTTTGATGCTGTATGTGAGATGACAGAAAACCGTAAGGCCTTAGGCTATGTTCTTGTTAAGGCTTTGGATGGGCAGTTTAGCGGGATTGGCCATGAGTTTCACTATTCCCGTCTAAAAATGGTCAATGAGCCTTATGCCTTCAGGATAAAAAAATTGACCACACAAGAGGAATACGGCGATGGTTTTATTAGGAATAAAACCGTGGCGAGCTATACGCATTTCTATTTTTCATTGAAGAACCGTGATTTGATAAACTTTCTTTTTGGAGGTGTTTTATGA